In Cicer arietinum cultivar CDC Frontier isolate Library 1 chromosome 1, Cicar.CDCFrontier_v2.0, whole genome shotgun sequence, one DNA window encodes the following:
- the LOC101496469 gene encoding protein MEI2-like 3 isoform X3 — protein MKGDAMKQSFDHSFFGPSKIPPINVPGNSGHGTLEVLSGSDSYHASSDASLFSSSLPVLPHEKLNLNEAENGFQSVDDISPGFKKCHQVVELNGSLEDDNNHEIGSMLPDDDDELLAGIMDDFDLSGLPGSLEDLEEYDLFGNSGGLELENDPKESLSVGISNLSFSDSSVGNGLPNFSLPNGAGGGAVAGEHPYGEHPSRTLFVRNINSNVEDSELRTLFEQYGDIRTLYTACKHRGFVMISYYDIRAARTAMRALQNKPLRRRKLDIHFSIPKDNPSDKDINQGTLVVFNLDPSVSNEDLRQIFGDYGEVKEIRETPHKRHHKFIEYYDVRAAEAALKSLNRSDIAGKRIKLEPSRPGGARRNLMLQLNQELDQDESRSFRHQVGSPLANSPPGSWLQFNSPVEQSSLPTMNHSPSSRIMSPTTGNSLPGLASILQSQVSNTVKAATIGKDIGSNHRDHRIPNMNSSSGSTFNSHSLPEPKFSQYRGSLSSLGASTSNGSSVETLSAPQFLWGKPNPYSEHTKPSSLPRPSVGHLLSTSNGMSRAFPYSSQNNPFVSTSQHHHHVGSAPSGLPVERHFGFFPESRETSLMNNVGYRGMSLGQNDGNYVLNVCGSGNAGVSIPRSMPENGSSNFRMRSSPILSPVFLGSGPYPGLLTTAMESLTDHVRSRWIENNGSQVDNKKQFQLDLDKIKSGEDTRTTLMIKNIPNKYTSKMLLAAIDENHKGTYDFLYLPIDFKNKCNVGYAFINMLSPSHIIPFYETLNGKKWEKFNSEKVASLAFARIQGKNALVSHFQNSSLMNEDKRCRPILFHSDGSEVNDQIIQEHLPSNSNNIYIQAVKSGELQLSYSLGYPPKDGPPVSLDAN, from the exons ATG AAAGGTGATGCAATGAAGCAGTCTTTTGATCACTCTTTTTTCG GGCCTTCCAAGATTCCACCTATTAATGTACCTGGAAACTCGGGGCATGGGACGTTGGAAGTTTTATCTGGATCTGATTCATACCATGCTTCATCTGATGCTAGCCTCTTTTCTAGCTCATTACCTGTTCTTCCACATGAAAAAT TGAACTTAAATGAAGCTGAAAATGGTTTTCAATCTGTTGACGACATTTCACCTGGCTTTAAAAAGTGTCATCAAGTGGTAGAGTTGAATGGTTCCcttgaagatgataataatcatgaaattgGAAGCATGCTTcctgatgatgatgatgagctTTTGGCTGGCATAATGGATGATTTTGACTTAAGTGGTTTACCTGGTTCCCTTGAAGATTTGGAGGAGTATGATCTTTTTGGTAACAGTGGAGGTTTGGAACTAGAAAATGATCCAAAGGAAAGTCTCAGTGTTGGAATATCTAATTTAAGCTTCTCTGATAGCTCTGTCGGCAATGGTTTGCCTAATTTTTCTTTACCTAATGGTGCGGGAGGCGGAGCTGTTGCCGGAGAACATCCATATGGAGAACATCCTTCTCGAACATTGTTTGTCCGAAATATTAACAGTAATGTCGAGGATTCCGAGCTGCGGACTCTTTTTGAG caATATGGTGATATTAGAACCCTATATACTGCATGTAAACACAGGGGGTTTGTAATGATATCCTATTATGATATCCGGGCTGCTCGAACAGCTATGCGTGCATTACAAAACAAACCTTTGCGGCGGAGGAAACTTGATATTCACTTTTCAATACCAAAG GATAATCCATCAGACAAGGATATCAATCAAGGAACCTTGGTAGTTTTCAATTTGGATCCGTCGGTTTCAAATGAAGACCTCCGCCAAATATTTGGGGATTATGGAGAGGTCAAAGAG ATAAGGGAAACTCCTCACAAGAGGCATCATAAGTTTATTGAATATTATGATGTCAGAGCTGCAGAAGCAgcacttaaatctttaaataggAGTGACATAGCTGGTAAGCGCATTAAGCTTGAACCAAGTCGGCCTGGAGGAGCTCGTCGCAA TTTGATGCTCCAACTGAATCAAGAGCTTGACCAAGATGAGTCTCGAAGTTTTCGACATCAAGTGGGTTCTCCTCTAGCCAACTCTCCGCCAG GTAGTTGGTTACAGTTCAACAGCCCTGTCGAGCAGAGTTCATTGCCAACTATGAACCATTCTCCTAGTTCTAGAATCATGAGCCCAACAACCGGAAATAGTTTACCAGGATTAGCTTCAATTTTGCAATCACAGGTATCAAACACAGTGAAGGCTGCAACTATTGGCAAGGACATAGGAAGTAATCACAGAGACCACCGAATTCCCAATATGAATTCATCCTCTGGATCTACTTTTAACTCACATTCACTTCCAGAGCCAAAATTTAGTCAATATCGCGGATCATTGTCCTCGCTTGGTGCATCAACATCTAATGGATCTTCAGTGGAAACCTTGTCCGCTCCACAGTTTCTATGGGGAAAACCAAACCCTTACTCAGAGCATACCAAACCTTCGTCTTTGCCAAGACCATCTGTTGGACATTTACTTAGTACATCGAATGGAATGAGTCGTGCTTTCCCATACTCAAGTCAGAACAATCCCTTTGTCAGTACGTCCCAACATCATCATCACGTAGGTTCTGCTCCATCAGGTTTGCCTGTTGAGAGGCACTTCGGTTTTTTTCCCGAGTCACGTGAAACTTCATTGATGAATAATGTTGGCTATAGAGGCATGAGTTTAGGGCAGAATGATGGAAATTATGTGCTTAATGTGTGTGGATCTGGTAATGCTGGTGTTTCTATTCCAAGAAGTATGCCTGAAAACGGTTCATCAAACTTCAGAATGAGATCTTCTCCTATACTTAGTCCAGTATTTTTGGGTAGCGGTCCTTATCCAGGACTACTAACTACTGCTATGGAGAGTTTGACTGACCATGTTAGGAGTAGATGGATAGAGAACAATGGAAGCCAAGTTGACAACAAGAAGCAATTTCAGCTTGACTTGGATAAGATCAAAAGCGGTGAAGATACAAGGACTACATTGATGATAAAGAATATCCCAAATAA ATACACCTCAAAAATGTTGTTAGCTGCAATTGATGAAAATCACAAGGGTACCTATGATTTTCTCTATCTGCCAATTGACTTTAAG AATAAATGCAACGTTGGTTATGCATTTATCAACATGCTGTCACCCTCGCATATTATTCCATTCTACGAG ACATTAAATGGGAAGAAGTGGGAGAAGTTTAATAGTGAAAAAGTTGCTTCTTTGGCATTTGCTCGAATCCAAGGAAAGAATGCTCTTGTGAGCCATTTCCAAAATTCAAGTTTGATGAATGAAGATAAGCGCTGCCGCCCTATTCTCTTCCACTCAGATGGTTCTGAAGTTAATGATCag ATCATACAAGAGCATCTTCCCTCCAATTCCAACAACATATATATTCAGGCAGTTAAGTCAGGTGAATTACAATTAAGCTATTCTCTCGGATACCCTCCAAAGGACGGTCCTCCTGTGAGTTTGGATGCAAATTAA
- the LOC101496469 gene encoding protein MEI2-like 3 isoform X1 produces MELVFLVMITLSNVRQKGDAMKQSFDHSFFGPSKIPPINVPGNSGHGTLEVLSGSDSYHASSDASLFSSSLPVLPHEKLNLNEAENGFQSVDDISPGFKKCHQVVELNGSLEDDNNHEIGSMLPDDDDELLAGIMDDFDLSGLPGSLEDLEEYDLFGNSGGLELENDPKESLSVGISNLSFSDSSVGNGLPNFSLPNGAGGGAVAGEHPYGEHPSRTLFVRNINSNVEDSELRTLFEQYGDIRTLYTACKHRGFVMISYYDIRAARTAMRALQNKPLRRRKLDIHFSIPKDNPSDKDINQGTLVVFNLDPSVSNEDLRQIFGDYGEVKEIRETPHKRHHKFIEYYDVRAAEAALKSLNRSDIAGKRIKLEPSRPGGARRNLMLQLNQELDQDESRSFRHQVGSPLANSPPGSWLQFNSPVEQSSLPTMNHSPSSRIMSPTTGNSLPGLASILQSQVSNTVKAATIGKDIGSNHRDHRIPNMNSSSGSTFNSHSLPEPKFSQYRGSLSSLGASTSNGSSVETLSAPQFLWGKPNPYSEHTKPSSLPRPSVGHLLSTSNGMSRAFPYSSQNNPFVSTSQHHHHVGSAPSGLPVERHFGFFPESRETSLMNNVGYRGMSLGQNDGNYVLNVCGSGNAGVSIPRSMPENGSSNFRMRSSPILSPVFLGSGPYPGLLTTAMESLTDHVRSRWIENNGSQVDNKKQFQLDLDKIKSGEDTRTTLMIKNIPNKYTSKMLLAAIDENHKGTYDFLYLPIDFKNKCNVGYAFINMLSPSHIIPFYETLNGKKWEKFNSEKVASLAFARIQGKNALVSHFQNSSLMNEDKRCRPILFHSDGSEVNDQIIQEHLPSNSNNIYIQAVKSGELQLSYSLGYPPKDGPPVSLDAN; encoded by the exons ATGGAGTTGGTTTTTTTAGTTATGATCACTTTATCCAATG tgAGGCAGAAAGGTGATGCAATGAAGCAGTCTTTTGATCACTCTTTTTTCG GGCCTTCCAAGATTCCACCTATTAATGTACCTGGAAACTCGGGGCATGGGACGTTGGAAGTTTTATCTGGATCTGATTCATACCATGCTTCATCTGATGCTAGCCTCTTTTCTAGCTCATTACCTGTTCTTCCACATGAAAAAT TGAACTTAAATGAAGCTGAAAATGGTTTTCAATCTGTTGACGACATTTCACCTGGCTTTAAAAAGTGTCATCAAGTGGTAGAGTTGAATGGTTCCcttgaagatgataataatcatgaaattgGAAGCATGCTTcctgatgatgatgatgagctTTTGGCTGGCATAATGGATGATTTTGACTTAAGTGGTTTACCTGGTTCCCTTGAAGATTTGGAGGAGTATGATCTTTTTGGTAACAGTGGAGGTTTGGAACTAGAAAATGATCCAAAGGAAAGTCTCAGTGTTGGAATATCTAATTTAAGCTTCTCTGATAGCTCTGTCGGCAATGGTTTGCCTAATTTTTCTTTACCTAATGGTGCGGGAGGCGGAGCTGTTGCCGGAGAACATCCATATGGAGAACATCCTTCTCGAACATTGTTTGTCCGAAATATTAACAGTAATGTCGAGGATTCCGAGCTGCGGACTCTTTTTGAG caATATGGTGATATTAGAACCCTATATACTGCATGTAAACACAGGGGGTTTGTAATGATATCCTATTATGATATCCGGGCTGCTCGAACAGCTATGCGTGCATTACAAAACAAACCTTTGCGGCGGAGGAAACTTGATATTCACTTTTCAATACCAAAG GATAATCCATCAGACAAGGATATCAATCAAGGAACCTTGGTAGTTTTCAATTTGGATCCGTCGGTTTCAAATGAAGACCTCCGCCAAATATTTGGGGATTATGGAGAGGTCAAAGAG ATAAGGGAAACTCCTCACAAGAGGCATCATAAGTTTATTGAATATTATGATGTCAGAGCTGCAGAAGCAgcacttaaatctttaaataggAGTGACATAGCTGGTAAGCGCATTAAGCTTGAACCAAGTCGGCCTGGAGGAGCTCGTCGCAA TTTGATGCTCCAACTGAATCAAGAGCTTGACCAAGATGAGTCTCGAAGTTTTCGACATCAAGTGGGTTCTCCTCTAGCCAACTCTCCGCCAG GTAGTTGGTTACAGTTCAACAGCCCTGTCGAGCAGAGTTCATTGCCAACTATGAACCATTCTCCTAGTTCTAGAATCATGAGCCCAACAACCGGAAATAGTTTACCAGGATTAGCTTCAATTTTGCAATCACAGGTATCAAACACAGTGAAGGCTGCAACTATTGGCAAGGACATAGGAAGTAATCACAGAGACCACCGAATTCCCAATATGAATTCATCCTCTGGATCTACTTTTAACTCACATTCACTTCCAGAGCCAAAATTTAGTCAATATCGCGGATCATTGTCCTCGCTTGGTGCATCAACATCTAATGGATCTTCAGTGGAAACCTTGTCCGCTCCACAGTTTCTATGGGGAAAACCAAACCCTTACTCAGAGCATACCAAACCTTCGTCTTTGCCAAGACCATCTGTTGGACATTTACTTAGTACATCGAATGGAATGAGTCGTGCTTTCCCATACTCAAGTCAGAACAATCCCTTTGTCAGTACGTCCCAACATCATCATCACGTAGGTTCTGCTCCATCAGGTTTGCCTGTTGAGAGGCACTTCGGTTTTTTTCCCGAGTCACGTGAAACTTCATTGATGAATAATGTTGGCTATAGAGGCATGAGTTTAGGGCAGAATGATGGAAATTATGTGCTTAATGTGTGTGGATCTGGTAATGCTGGTGTTTCTATTCCAAGAAGTATGCCTGAAAACGGTTCATCAAACTTCAGAATGAGATCTTCTCCTATACTTAGTCCAGTATTTTTGGGTAGCGGTCCTTATCCAGGACTACTAACTACTGCTATGGAGAGTTTGACTGACCATGTTAGGAGTAGATGGATAGAGAACAATGGAAGCCAAGTTGACAACAAGAAGCAATTTCAGCTTGACTTGGATAAGATCAAAAGCGGTGAAGATACAAGGACTACATTGATGATAAAGAATATCCCAAATAA ATACACCTCAAAAATGTTGTTAGCTGCAATTGATGAAAATCACAAGGGTACCTATGATTTTCTCTATCTGCCAATTGACTTTAAG AATAAATGCAACGTTGGTTATGCATTTATCAACATGCTGTCACCCTCGCATATTATTCCATTCTACGAG ACATTAAATGGGAAGAAGTGGGAGAAGTTTAATAGTGAAAAAGTTGCTTCTTTGGCATTTGCTCGAATCCAAGGAAAGAATGCTCTTGTGAGCCATTTCCAAAATTCAAGTTTGATGAATGAAGATAAGCGCTGCCGCCCTATTCTCTTCCACTCAGATGGTTCTGAAGTTAATGATCag ATCATACAAGAGCATCTTCCCTCCAATTCCAACAACATATATATTCAGGCAGTTAAGTCAGGTGAATTACAATTAAGCTATTCTCTCGGATACCCTCCAAAGGACGGTCCTCCTGTGAGTTTGGATGCAAATTAA
- the LOC101496469 gene encoding protein MEI2-like 3 isoform X4 — translation MKQSFDHSFFGPSKIPPINVPGNSGHGTLEVLSGSDSYHASSDASLFSSSLPVLPHEKLNLNEAENGFQSVDDISPGFKKCHQVVELNGSLEDDNNHEIGSMLPDDDDELLAGIMDDFDLSGLPGSLEDLEEYDLFGNSGGLELENDPKESLSVGISNLSFSDSSVGNGLPNFSLPNGAGGGAVAGEHPYGEHPSRTLFVRNINSNVEDSELRTLFEQYGDIRTLYTACKHRGFVMISYYDIRAARTAMRALQNKPLRRRKLDIHFSIPKDNPSDKDINQGTLVVFNLDPSVSNEDLRQIFGDYGEVKEIRETPHKRHHKFIEYYDVRAAEAALKSLNRSDIAGKRIKLEPSRPGGARRNLMLQLNQELDQDESRSFRHQVGSPLANSPPGSWLQFNSPVEQSSLPTMNHSPSSRIMSPTTGNSLPGLASILQSQVSNTVKAATIGKDIGSNHRDHRIPNMNSSSGSTFNSHSLPEPKFSQYRGSLSSLGASTSNGSSVETLSAPQFLWGKPNPYSEHTKPSSLPRPSVGHLLSTSNGMSRAFPYSSQNNPFVSTSQHHHHVGSAPSGLPVERHFGFFPESRETSLMNNVGYRGMSLGQNDGNYVLNVCGSGNAGVSIPRSMPENGSSNFRMRSSPILSPVFLGSGPYPGLLTTAMESLTDHVRSRWIENNGSQVDNKKQFQLDLDKIKSGEDTRTTLMIKNIPNKYTSKMLLAAIDENHKGTYDFLYLPIDFKNKCNVGYAFINMLSPSHIIPFYETLNGKKWEKFNSEKVASLAFARIQGKNALVSHFQNSSLMNEDKRCRPILFHSDGSEVNDQIIQEHLPSNSNNIYIQAVKSGELQLSYSLGYPPKDGPPVSLDAN, via the exons ATGAAGCAGTCTTTTGATCACTCTTTTTTCG GGCCTTCCAAGATTCCACCTATTAATGTACCTGGAAACTCGGGGCATGGGACGTTGGAAGTTTTATCTGGATCTGATTCATACCATGCTTCATCTGATGCTAGCCTCTTTTCTAGCTCATTACCTGTTCTTCCACATGAAAAAT TGAACTTAAATGAAGCTGAAAATGGTTTTCAATCTGTTGACGACATTTCACCTGGCTTTAAAAAGTGTCATCAAGTGGTAGAGTTGAATGGTTCCcttgaagatgataataatcatgaaattgGAAGCATGCTTcctgatgatgatgatgagctTTTGGCTGGCATAATGGATGATTTTGACTTAAGTGGTTTACCTGGTTCCCTTGAAGATTTGGAGGAGTATGATCTTTTTGGTAACAGTGGAGGTTTGGAACTAGAAAATGATCCAAAGGAAAGTCTCAGTGTTGGAATATCTAATTTAAGCTTCTCTGATAGCTCTGTCGGCAATGGTTTGCCTAATTTTTCTTTACCTAATGGTGCGGGAGGCGGAGCTGTTGCCGGAGAACATCCATATGGAGAACATCCTTCTCGAACATTGTTTGTCCGAAATATTAACAGTAATGTCGAGGATTCCGAGCTGCGGACTCTTTTTGAG caATATGGTGATATTAGAACCCTATATACTGCATGTAAACACAGGGGGTTTGTAATGATATCCTATTATGATATCCGGGCTGCTCGAACAGCTATGCGTGCATTACAAAACAAACCTTTGCGGCGGAGGAAACTTGATATTCACTTTTCAATACCAAAG GATAATCCATCAGACAAGGATATCAATCAAGGAACCTTGGTAGTTTTCAATTTGGATCCGTCGGTTTCAAATGAAGACCTCCGCCAAATATTTGGGGATTATGGAGAGGTCAAAGAG ATAAGGGAAACTCCTCACAAGAGGCATCATAAGTTTATTGAATATTATGATGTCAGAGCTGCAGAAGCAgcacttaaatctttaaataggAGTGACATAGCTGGTAAGCGCATTAAGCTTGAACCAAGTCGGCCTGGAGGAGCTCGTCGCAA TTTGATGCTCCAACTGAATCAAGAGCTTGACCAAGATGAGTCTCGAAGTTTTCGACATCAAGTGGGTTCTCCTCTAGCCAACTCTCCGCCAG GTAGTTGGTTACAGTTCAACAGCCCTGTCGAGCAGAGTTCATTGCCAACTATGAACCATTCTCCTAGTTCTAGAATCATGAGCCCAACAACCGGAAATAGTTTACCAGGATTAGCTTCAATTTTGCAATCACAGGTATCAAACACAGTGAAGGCTGCAACTATTGGCAAGGACATAGGAAGTAATCACAGAGACCACCGAATTCCCAATATGAATTCATCCTCTGGATCTACTTTTAACTCACATTCACTTCCAGAGCCAAAATTTAGTCAATATCGCGGATCATTGTCCTCGCTTGGTGCATCAACATCTAATGGATCTTCAGTGGAAACCTTGTCCGCTCCACAGTTTCTATGGGGAAAACCAAACCCTTACTCAGAGCATACCAAACCTTCGTCTTTGCCAAGACCATCTGTTGGACATTTACTTAGTACATCGAATGGAATGAGTCGTGCTTTCCCATACTCAAGTCAGAACAATCCCTTTGTCAGTACGTCCCAACATCATCATCACGTAGGTTCTGCTCCATCAGGTTTGCCTGTTGAGAGGCACTTCGGTTTTTTTCCCGAGTCACGTGAAACTTCATTGATGAATAATGTTGGCTATAGAGGCATGAGTTTAGGGCAGAATGATGGAAATTATGTGCTTAATGTGTGTGGATCTGGTAATGCTGGTGTTTCTATTCCAAGAAGTATGCCTGAAAACGGTTCATCAAACTTCAGAATGAGATCTTCTCCTATACTTAGTCCAGTATTTTTGGGTAGCGGTCCTTATCCAGGACTACTAACTACTGCTATGGAGAGTTTGACTGACCATGTTAGGAGTAGATGGATAGAGAACAATGGAAGCCAAGTTGACAACAAGAAGCAATTTCAGCTTGACTTGGATAAGATCAAAAGCGGTGAAGATACAAGGACTACATTGATGATAAAGAATATCCCAAATAA ATACACCTCAAAAATGTTGTTAGCTGCAATTGATGAAAATCACAAGGGTACCTATGATTTTCTCTATCTGCCAATTGACTTTAAG AATAAATGCAACGTTGGTTATGCATTTATCAACATGCTGTCACCCTCGCATATTATTCCATTCTACGAG ACATTAAATGGGAAGAAGTGGGAGAAGTTTAATAGTGAAAAAGTTGCTTCTTTGGCATTTGCTCGAATCCAAGGAAAGAATGCTCTTGTGAGCCATTTCCAAAATTCAAGTTTGATGAATGAAGATAAGCGCTGCCGCCCTATTCTCTTCCACTCAGATGGTTCTGAAGTTAATGATCag ATCATACAAGAGCATCTTCCCTCCAATTCCAACAACATATATATTCAGGCAGTTAAGTCAGGTGAATTACAATTAAGCTATTCTCTCGGATACCCTCCAAAGGACGGTCCTCCTGTGAGTTTGGATGCAAATTAA